A DNA window from Mytilus edulis chromosome 14, xbMytEdul2.2, whole genome shotgun sequence contains the following coding sequences:
- the LOC139503704 gene encoding putative leucine-rich repeat-containing protein DDB_G0290503 isoform X1 gives MNMINKKKDSQSNPVKSKATKQKTVAVKSRIKGAPVKRPKSAVKEKTKVKPAPIVSAGYSLYSATSDNSVNGDFDTCSELLARLKERRKVTGSHVQRFIDKLASSDDSQQTDPSSHSNNRLTIVLPSAYDQESVQSDTNAPFNLRLSSSTPDPEKATFLAEQGNIFQTVPERDSSGPILTKETATNRQNFPLITHGQQGFSLPTSATSINIPFGSYGQYTAVGHQGNTAEVVNTSSSGFIPTSNTYTNVDIQNWARRDSDIQTYQAYIPRESTGFSVNAKNPKDNNDSKGNSSGSSGAKEISHLISRQQSINSSGTDYVVLPWPQGGTAGNAVPPGTPVFQLQNGLFQIRPANVQNQGQTTSAHEQLGIGQVKRKTPSPVQNDLGGSYLATDAFQIPERDNGPSVPQGVRKVSSVGLTQETLSSITGTNSPHHTITPLSQRTTSVTITPRTESSVNAESVHNTSSNKNSDGNQSKENPDEKKDVPNSSVGIKQNFDVNNKQDSNMVGNFFQGQSTSSSSDKVRNISDHKQNISNQGNRNLVGQNISGHSSQGQGQMFLLQTSQGGVMGNNSSFQLIPVSVLPNSNLHSVNNASVATTTCQPEVNANKQQEAVEIPGETTHANIANPWSKVKMDAGLKKLRYLLGELKECGKIGKDVEVSRLVKEVEKTIETIPTLSSKFNLMAEIDLCLQPLRNENCQLRRQLRLVNQKVKEKEVVKEKAALDFDVIHLQASNAALQKQVKDEKETKVKLALELKDLHSQIMRMKIERNKLLAALSEKETDELKVKQECLSDTQRFRHEIEELQRQTDGIQMKHESLEQENHILQITVQQRDTEICKMQEVVNEVKDCVASLIQELEESKVGDKSFVSNNSFSLQKLIKVLGEDSVASFTQSKHPSNRQQYNNTHQSLYLVTKEPPKPTPRLTKQALATHDKKQPHGGSRGKIFTYDTHHNEDFKTSNSDTEVELNVVNHGHGRTQSPGRRRHSLSPPSKRVPLRERNINSGKHKSPEPKKQTSAKQSPLKNENVGKNRRNLNRSLSPAYTRNPKVAFDFSKTSYRHDSDDFQEENYLASNVQQSCNQSEASRYSVTDYFRKYPQSQPNSSDTYRKRLHQRSYSQPNHYEHSNNKWTSAPVASLPREFTSPVRTSSRNNPSTFSPQDNLYHGTALDNSLSAITDDNISSVSERTSTSTATTVNDTSFRRGIAALDANILKLQLALQKTKSMLS, from the exons ATGAACATGATTAACAAAAAGAAGGATTCACAATCCAATCCAGTTAAATCTAAG GCAACCAAGCAGAAGACAGTTGCAGTGAAATCAAGAATAAAAGGAGCACCAGTAAAAAg GCCAAAATCTGCTGtgaaagaaaagacaaaagttaAGCCAGCACCTATTGTGTCAGCTGGATATTCGTTATACTCTGCGACATCAGACAATTCAGTTAATGGAGATTTTGATACGTGTAGTGAACTACTGGCCAGACTGAAAGAAAGGAGAAAAG TGACAGGAAGTCATGTCCAACGTTTTATAGATAAATTAGCCTCTTCTGATGACAGCCAACAAACAGATCCCTCCTCTCATTCTAATAATAGACTTACTATTGTATTACCTTCTGCCTATGATCAGG aatCTGTTCAGTCTGATACCAATGCCCCTTTCAATCTGAGATTATCCTCTTCTACCCCTGATCCAGAAAAAGCAACATTCCTGGCAGAACAAGGCAACATTTTCCAGACTGTTCCAGAAAGAGATAGCTCTGGTCCAATATTAACCAAGGAAACAGCTACGAATAGACAAAATTTTCCCTTAATTACTCATGGTCAACAGGGATTCAGTTTGCCTACAAGTGCAACAAGTATAAACATACCATTTGGTAGCTATGGTCAATATACTGCTGTTGGTCACCAAGGGAACACAGCAGAAGTGGTAAATACATCAAGTTCAGGATTTATACCTACATCAAATACTTACACGAATGTTGATATTCAGAACTGGGCAAGACGTGATAGTGATATACAAACTTACCAGGCATATATACCAAGAGAATCAACAGGATTTTCTGTAAATGCTAAAAACCCAAAAGACAACAATGATTCGAAAGGAAACTCATCTGGCAGTTCTGGTGCCAAAGAAATTTCACACTTAATCTCTAGACAACAAAGTATCAATTCAAGTGGAACTGATTATGTTGTGTTGCCATGGCCTCAAGGGGGAACAGCTGGTAATGCCGTACCTCCTGGCACCCCTGTTTTCCAGTTACAAAATGGACTGTTCCAAATCAGACCTGCTAATGTGCAGAACCAAGGTCAAACAACATCTGCACATGAACAGTTAGGAATAGGACAAGTAAAAAGGAAAACACCAAGCCCAGTTCAAAATGATTTAGGAGGCAGCTATTTAGCAACTGATGCTTTCCAGATTCCAGAAAGGGACAATGGACCATCAGTTCCTCAAGGAGTTAGAAAGGTCTCGTCAGTTGGATTGACACAGGAAACTTTGTCCTCCATTACAGGCACAAATTCACCCCATCATACAATTACACCACTCAGTCAGCGGACAACTTCTGTTACCATAACACCCAGAACAGAATCTTCCGTTAACGCTGAAAGTGTTCATAATACATCAAGCAATAAAAATTCTGATGGAAACCAGTCAAAAGAGAATCCAGACGAGAAAAAGGATGTTCCAAATAGTTCAGTAGGCATTAAACAGAATTTCGATGTAAACAATAAACAAGATTCAAATATGGTTGGCAATTTTTTCCAAGGACAGAGTACAAGTTCAAGTTCTGACAAAGTGAGAAACATAAGTGACCACAAACAGAATATTAGTAACCAGGGTAACAGGAATCTAGTAGGTCAAAACATAAGTGGACATAGTTCTCAGGGTCAAGGGCAAATGTTTCTTCTTCAGACTTCTCAAGGAGGTGTAATGGGTAATAACTCTTCATTCCAGCTTATTCCAGTATCAGTCTTGCCAAATTCAAATTTGCATAGTGTAAACAATGCCTCAGTTGCAACAACAACTTGCCAACCAGAAGTAAATGCAAATAAACAGCAGGAAGCTGTTGAAATACCAGGAGAAACAACTCATGCCAATATTGCAAATCCATGGAGTAAAGTTAAAATGGATGCTGGTTTGAAAAAGTTGAGATACCTATTGGGAGAGTTAAAGGAATGTGGAAAGATTGGCA agGATGTTGAAGTATCAAGACTAGTTAAGGAAGTTGAGAAAACCATAGAAACCATTCCAACACTCAGTAGTAAATTCAATTTAATGGCAGAAATTGATCTGTGTTTACAACCACTCAGAAATGAAAATTGTCAGTTAAGGAG aCAACTGAGACTTGTTAACcaaaaagttaaagaaaaagaaGTTGTGAAAGAAAAAGCTGCCTTAGATTTTGATG TGATACACCTTCAAGCCAGTAATGCAGCTTTACAAAAACAGGTCAAAGATGAGAAGGAGACCAAAGTAAAGCTAGCCCTGGAACTTAAGGATTTACACTCACAGATAATGAGAATGAAGATAGAAAGAAATAAACTTCTGGCTGCTCTCAGTGAAAAG GAAACAGATGAGTTAAAGGTTAAACAGGAATGTTTATCAGATACCCAGCGGTTCCGACATGAGATTGAAGAGTTACAACGCCAGACAGATGGTATCCAGATGAAACATGAGAGTCTGGAACAGGAAAATCATATTCTACAAATCACAGTCCAACAGAGAGATACAGAAATCTGCAAAATGCAGGAAGTCGTCAA TGAAGTGAAAGATTGTGTGGCCTCACTGATCCAAGAGTTGGAAGAGAGTAAAGTAGGAGATAAAAGCTTTGTATCTAACAACAGCTTTAGTTTACAGAAATTAATAAAAGTCCTTGGTGAAGATAGTGTTGCAAG ctttACACAAAGTAAACACCCTTCAAATCGCCAACAGTACAATAATACTCATCAGAGCCTGTATTTAGTCACAAAGGAACCACCGAAACCAACTCCAAGACTAACCAAGCAGGCATTGGCAACTCATGACAAAAAACAACCTCATGGTGGCAGCCGTGGTAAAATTTTTACCTATGACACTCATCATAATGAAGACTTCAAAACTAGCAATTCAGACACTGAAGTTGAATTAAATGTTGTTAATCATGGGCATGGAAGAACACAATCTCCTGGAAGGAGAAGACATAGTTTATCACCTCCAAGTAAAAGAGTTCCATTAAGGGAGAGAAATATAAATAGTGGAAAGCATAAATCACCTGAACCAAAAAAGCAGACTTCAGCAAAGCAATCTCCGCTAAAAAATGAGAATGTaggaaaaaacagaagaaatTTGAATCGTTCTTTGTCTCCAGCTTATACAAGAAATCCTAAGGTTGCTTTTGATTTCTCTAAAACTTCATATAGACATGATAGTGATGATTTTCAAGAGGAAAATTATTTAGcgtcaaatgttcaacaaagctGTAATCAATCTGAAGCTTCTCGCTATAGTGTTACAGACTATTTTAGAAAGTATCCTCAGAGTCAACCAAACAGCAGTGATACTTATAGAAAACGTCTTCATCAGAGGTCATACAGCCAACCAAATCATTATGAACATTCCAATAATAAATGGACTTCAGCACCAGTTGCATCACTGCCAAGAGAATTTACTTCTCCGGTTCGAACAAGTAGTAGAAATAATCCGTCTACCTTTTCTCCGCAGGACAATTTGTATCACGGAACTGCGCTAGATAACTCATTAAGTGCTATTACTGACGATAATATATCTAGTGTGTCAGAAAGAACGTCTACCTCGACAGCTACAACTGTTAACGATACATCTTTTAGAAGGGGCATTGCTGCTCTTGATGCAAATATTCTCAAATTGCAGCTAGCATTGCAAAAAACTAAGAGCATGCTATCATGA
- the LOC139503704 gene encoding putative leucine-rich repeat-containing protein DDB_G0290503 isoform X2, with product MNMINKKKDSQSNPVKSKATKQKTVAVKSRIKGAPVKRPKSAVKEKTKVKPAPIVSAGYSLYSATSDNSVNGDFDTCSELLARLKERRKESVQSDTNAPFNLRLSSSTPDPEKATFLAEQGNIFQTVPERDSSGPILTKETATNRQNFPLITHGQQGFSLPTSATSINIPFGSYGQYTAVGHQGNTAEVVNTSSSGFIPTSNTYTNVDIQNWARRDSDIQTYQAYIPRESTGFSVNAKNPKDNNDSKGNSSGSSGAKEISHLISRQQSINSSGTDYVVLPWPQGGTAGNAVPPGTPVFQLQNGLFQIRPANVQNQGQTTSAHEQLGIGQVKRKTPSPVQNDLGGSYLATDAFQIPERDNGPSVPQGVRKVSSVGLTQETLSSITGTNSPHHTITPLSQRTTSVTITPRTESSVNAESVHNTSSNKNSDGNQSKENPDEKKDVPNSSVGIKQNFDVNNKQDSNMVGNFFQGQSTSSSSDKVRNISDHKQNISNQGNRNLVGQNISGHSSQGQGQMFLLQTSQGGVMGNNSSFQLIPVSVLPNSNLHSVNNASVATTTCQPEVNANKQQEAVEIPGETTHANIANPWSKVKMDAGLKKLRYLLGELKECGKIGKDVEVSRLVKEVEKTIETIPTLSSKFNLMAEIDLCLQPLRNENCQLRRQLRLVNQKVKEKEVVKEKAALDFDVIHLQASNAALQKQVKDEKETKVKLALELKDLHSQIMRMKIERNKLLAALSEKETDELKVKQECLSDTQRFRHEIEELQRQTDGIQMKHESLEQENHILQITVQQRDTEICKMQEVVNEVKDCVASLIQELEESKVGDKSFVSNNSFSLQKLIKVLGEDSVASFTQSKHPSNRQQYNNTHQSLYLVTKEPPKPTPRLTKQALATHDKKQPHGGSRGKIFTYDTHHNEDFKTSNSDTEVELNVVNHGHGRTQSPGRRRHSLSPPSKRVPLRERNINSGKHKSPEPKKQTSAKQSPLKNENVGKNRRNLNRSLSPAYTRNPKVAFDFSKTSYRHDSDDFQEENYLASNVQQSCNQSEASRYSVTDYFRKYPQSQPNSSDTYRKRLHQRSYSQPNHYEHSNNKWTSAPVASLPREFTSPVRTSSRNNPSTFSPQDNLYHGTALDNSLSAITDDNISSVSERTSTSTATTVNDTSFRRGIAALDANILKLQLALQKTKSMLS from the exons ATGAACATGATTAACAAAAAGAAGGATTCACAATCCAATCCAGTTAAATCTAAG GCAACCAAGCAGAAGACAGTTGCAGTGAAATCAAGAATAAAAGGAGCACCAGTAAAAAg GCCAAAATCTGCTGtgaaagaaaagacaaaagttaAGCCAGCACCTATTGTGTCAGCTGGATATTCGTTATACTCTGCGACATCAGACAATTCAGTTAATGGAGATTTTGATACGTGTAGTGAACTACTGGCCAGACTGAAAGAAAGGAGAAAAG aatCTGTTCAGTCTGATACCAATGCCCCTTTCAATCTGAGATTATCCTCTTCTACCCCTGATCCAGAAAAAGCAACATTCCTGGCAGAACAAGGCAACATTTTCCAGACTGTTCCAGAAAGAGATAGCTCTGGTCCAATATTAACCAAGGAAACAGCTACGAATAGACAAAATTTTCCCTTAATTACTCATGGTCAACAGGGATTCAGTTTGCCTACAAGTGCAACAAGTATAAACATACCATTTGGTAGCTATGGTCAATATACTGCTGTTGGTCACCAAGGGAACACAGCAGAAGTGGTAAATACATCAAGTTCAGGATTTATACCTACATCAAATACTTACACGAATGTTGATATTCAGAACTGGGCAAGACGTGATAGTGATATACAAACTTACCAGGCATATATACCAAGAGAATCAACAGGATTTTCTGTAAATGCTAAAAACCCAAAAGACAACAATGATTCGAAAGGAAACTCATCTGGCAGTTCTGGTGCCAAAGAAATTTCACACTTAATCTCTAGACAACAAAGTATCAATTCAAGTGGAACTGATTATGTTGTGTTGCCATGGCCTCAAGGGGGAACAGCTGGTAATGCCGTACCTCCTGGCACCCCTGTTTTCCAGTTACAAAATGGACTGTTCCAAATCAGACCTGCTAATGTGCAGAACCAAGGTCAAACAACATCTGCACATGAACAGTTAGGAATAGGACAAGTAAAAAGGAAAACACCAAGCCCAGTTCAAAATGATTTAGGAGGCAGCTATTTAGCAACTGATGCTTTCCAGATTCCAGAAAGGGACAATGGACCATCAGTTCCTCAAGGAGTTAGAAAGGTCTCGTCAGTTGGATTGACACAGGAAACTTTGTCCTCCATTACAGGCACAAATTCACCCCATCATACAATTACACCACTCAGTCAGCGGACAACTTCTGTTACCATAACACCCAGAACAGAATCTTCCGTTAACGCTGAAAGTGTTCATAATACATCAAGCAATAAAAATTCTGATGGAAACCAGTCAAAAGAGAATCCAGACGAGAAAAAGGATGTTCCAAATAGTTCAGTAGGCATTAAACAGAATTTCGATGTAAACAATAAACAAGATTCAAATATGGTTGGCAATTTTTTCCAAGGACAGAGTACAAGTTCAAGTTCTGACAAAGTGAGAAACATAAGTGACCACAAACAGAATATTAGTAACCAGGGTAACAGGAATCTAGTAGGTCAAAACATAAGTGGACATAGTTCTCAGGGTCAAGGGCAAATGTTTCTTCTTCAGACTTCTCAAGGAGGTGTAATGGGTAATAACTCTTCATTCCAGCTTATTCCAGTATCAGTCTTGCCAAATTCAAATTTGCATAGTGTAAACAATGCCTCAGTTGCAACAACAACTTGCCAACCAGAAGTAAATGCAAATAAACAGCAGGAAGCTGTTGAAATACCAGGAGAAACAACTCATGCCAATATTGCAAATCCATGGAGTAAAGTTAAAATGGATGCTGGTTTGAAAAAGTTGAGATACCTATTGGGAGAGTTAAAGGAATGTGGAAAGATTGGCA agGATGTTGAAGTATCAAGACTAGTTAAGGAAGTTGAGAAAACCATAGAAACCATTCCAACACTCAGTAGTAAATTCAATTTAATGGCAGAAATTGATCTGTGTTTACAACCACTCAGAAATGAAAATTGTCAGTTAAGGAG aCAACTGAGACTTGTTAACcaaaaagttaaagaaaaagaaGTTGTGAAAGAAAAAGCTGCCTTAGATTTTGATG TGATACACCTTCAAGCCAGTAATGCAGCTTTACAAAAACAGGTCAAAGATGAGAAGGAGACCAAAGTAAAGCTAGCCCTGGAACTTAAGGATTTACACTCACAGATAATGAGAATGAAGATAGAAAGAAATAAACTTCTGGCTGCTCTCAGTGAAAAG GAAACAGATGAGTTAAAGGTTAAACAGGAATGTTTATCAGATACCCAGCGGTTCCGACATGAGATTGAAGAGTTACAACGCCAGACAGATGGTATCCAGATGAAACATGAGAGTCTGGAACAGGAAAATCATATTCTACAAATCACAGTCCAACAGAGAGATACAGAAATCTGCAAAATGCAGGAAGTCGTCAA TGAAGTGAAAGATTGTGTGGCCTCACTGATCCAAGAGTTGGAAGAGAGTAAAGTAGGAGATAAAAGCTTTGTATCTAACAACAGCTTTAGTTTACAGAAATTAATAAAAGTCCTTGGTGAAGATAGTGTTGCAAG ctttACACAAAGTAAACACCCTTCAAATCGCCAACAGTACAATAATACTCATCAGAGCCTGTATTTAGTCACAAAGGAACCACCGAAACCAACTCCAAGACTAACCAAGCAGGCATTGGCAACTCATGACAAAAAACAACCTCATGGTGGCAGCCGTGGTAAAATTTTTACCTATGACACTCATCATAATGAAGACTTCAAAACTAGCAATTCAGACACTGAAGTTGAATTAAATGTTGTTAATCATGGGCATGGAAGAACACAATCTCCTGGAAGGAGAAGACATAGTTTATCACCTCCAAGTAAAAGAGTTCCATTAAGGGAGAGAAATATAAATAGTGGAAAGCATAAATCACCTGAACCAAAAAAGCAGACTTCAGCAAAGCAATCTCCGCTAAAAAATGAGAATGTaggaaaaaacagaagaaatTTGAATCGTTCTTTGTCTCCAGCTTATACAAGAAATCCTAAGGTTGCTTTTGATTTCTCTAAAACTTCATATAGACATGATAGTGATGATTTTCAAGAGGAAAATTATTTAGcgtcaaatgttcaacaaagctGTAATCAATCTGAAGCTTCTCGCTATAGTGTTACAGACTATTTTAGAAAGTATCCTCAGAGTCAACCAAACAGCAGTGATACTTATAGAAAACGTCTTCATCAGAGGTCATACAGCCAACCAAATCATTATGAACATTCCAATAATAAATGGACTTCAGCACCAGTTGCATCACTGCCAAGAGAATTTACTTCTCCGGTTCGAACAAGTAGTAGAAATAATCCGTCTACCTTTTCTCCGCAGGACAATTTGTATCACGGAACTGCGCTAGATAACTCATTAAGTGCTATTACTGACGATAATATATCTAGTGTGTCAGAAAGAACGTCTACCTCGACAGCTACAACTGTTAACGATACATCTTTTAGAAGGGGCATTGCTGCTCTTGATGCAAATATTCTCAAATTGCAGCTAGCATTGCAAAAAACTAAGAGCATGCTATCATGA